From a region of the Enterobacter cancerogenus genome:
- the araF gene encoding arabinose ABC transporter substrate-binding protein AraF encodes MHKFTKALAAIGLAAVMSQSAMAENVKLGFLVKQPEEPWFQTEWKFADKAGKDLGFEVIKIAVPDGEKTLNAIDSLAASGAKGFVICTPDPKLGSAIVAKARGYDMKVIAVDDQFVNAKGKPMDTVPLVMMAATKIGERQGQELYKEMQKRGWDVKETGVMAITADELDTARRRTTGSMDALKAAGFPEKQIYKVPTKSNDIPGAFDAANSMLVQHPEVKHWLVVGMNDNTVLGGVRATEGQGFKAPDVIGIGINGVDAVSELSKAQATGFYGSLLPSPDVHGYKSSEMLYNWVTKGAEPPKFTEVTDVVLITRDNFKEELAKKGLGGK; translated from the coding sequence ATGCACAAATTTACTAAAGCGCTGGCGGCCATCGGCCTGGCTGCCGTTATGTCACAATCCGCTATGGCAGAAAATGTAAAACTCGGTTTTCTGGTTAAACAACCTGAAGAACCCTGGTTCCAGACCGAGTGGAAATTCGCCGATAAAGCCGGGAAAGATTTAGGCTTTGAGGTGATCAAAATCGCCGTGCCGGACGGTGAAAAAACGCTGAACGCTATCGACAGCCTGGCGGCCAGCGGCGCGAAAGGGTTCGTTATCTGTACGCCCGATCCTAAGCTTGGGTCCGCGATTGTCGCCAAGGCGCGCGGGTACGACATGAAGGTGATTGCGGTTGATGACCAGTTCGTCAATGCCAAAGGCAAACCGATGGATACCGTCCCGCTGGTGATGATGGCCGCGACTAAAATCGGCGAGCGCCAGGGCCAGGAATTATATAAAGAGATGCAAAAACGCGGCTGGGACGTTAAAGAGACCGGCGTAATGGCCATTACCGCCGACGAGCTGGATACCGCGCGTCGTCGTACTACCGGCTCTATGGATGCCCTGAAAGCCGCCGGCTTCCCGGAAAAACAGATCTACAAAGTGCCCACCAAATCTAACGATATCCCAGGCGCATTCGATGCGGCGAACTCAATGCTGGTGCAGCATCCGGAGGTTAAACACTGGCTGGTGGTCGGCATGAACGACAACACCGTGTTGGGCGGCGTGCGTGCAACCGAAGGCCAGGGCTTCAAAGCACCTGACGTGATTGGCATTGGTATTAACGGTGTCGATGCCGTCAGCGAGCTGTCGAAAGCGCAGGCGACGGGCTTCTACGGTTCTCTGCTGCCAAGCCCGGACGTTCACGGCTACAAATCCAGCGAGATGCTCTACAACTGGGTGACCAAAGGGGCTGAGCCGCCGAAATTCACCGAAGTGACCGACGTGGTGCTGATCACCCGCGATAACTTCAAAGAGGAGCTGGCGAAAAAAGGACTGGGCGGTAAATAA
- the araG gene encoding L-arabinose ABC transporter ATP-binding protein AraG has protein sequence MQQSLPYLSFRGIGKTFPGVNALTDISFDCYPGQVHALMGENGAGKSTLLKILSGNYTPTTGTLAIRGEEVAFADTTAALNAGVAIIYQELHLIPEMTVAENIYLGQLPHKSGVVNRSLLNYEAGLQLKHLGLDVDPQTPLKYLSIGQWQMVEIAKALARNAKIIAFDEPTSSLSAREIDNLFRVIRELRKEGRIILYVSHRMEEIFALSDAITVFKDGRYVRTFTDMQQVNHDQLVQAMVGRDLGDIYHWKPREYGPERLRLDTVKAPGVRTPISLSVRSGEIVGLFGLVGAGRSELLKGLFGGTRITQGQILVDGKKVDIQKPAHAITAGIMLCPEDRKAEGIIPVHSVRDNINISARRKFIRAGCLINDGWESSNAEHHIRSLNIKTPGAEQLIMNLSGGNQQKAILGRWLSEDMKVIMLDEPTRGIDVGAKHEIYNVIYELAKRGVAVLFASSDLPEVLGVADRIVVMREGEIAGELLHEQANEQLALSLAMPKVSQAVA, from the coding sequence ATGCAACAGTCCTTACCGTATCTCTCTTTTCGCGGCATCGGTAAAACCTTCCCCGGTGTAAACGCGCTGACCGATATCAGCTTCGACTGCTATCCCGGCCAGGTTCACGCCCTGATGGGGGAGAACGGCGCGGGAAAATCCACGCTGCTCAAAATTCTCAGCGGTAACTACACGCCCACCACCGGCACGCTGGCTATTCGCGGCGAAGAGGTCGCCTTTGCCGACACCACGGCGGCGCTCAACGCGGGCGTTGCCATCATCTATCAGGAGCTGCACCTTATTCCTGAGATGACCGTGGCGGAAAACATCTATTTAGGCCAGCTGCCGCATAAAAGCGGCGTGGTCAATCGCTCGCTGCTGAACTATGAAGCGGGCCTGCAGTTAAAACACCTCGGGCTGGACGTCGATCCGCAAACGCCCCTGAAGTATCTCTCCATCGGCCAGTGGCAAATGGTGGAAATCGCCAAAGCGCTGGCGCGTAACGCCAAAATCATCGCCTTTGACGAGCCAACCAGTTCGTTATCCGCGCGGGAAATCGACAATCTTTTCCGGGTGATCCGCGAGCTGCGTAAAGAAGGCCGCATCATTTTGTATGTATCTCACCGCATGGAGGAGATTTTCGCCTTAAGCGATGCCATCACGGTATTCAAAGATGGCCGCTACGTGCGCACCTTCACCGATATGCAGCAGGTCAACCATGACCAGCTGGTACAGGCGATGGTCGGGCGCGATCTCGGGGATATCTACCACTGGAAACCGCGCGAGTACGGGCCGGAACGCCTGCGTCTGGATACGGTGAAAGCGCCCGGCGTGCGCACGCCCATTTCGCTTTCGGTGCGCAGCGGTGAAATTGTCGGGCTGTTTGGCCTGGTGGGGGCAGGGCGCAGCGAGCTGCTGAAAGGGCTGTTTGGCGGTACGCGCATTACCCAGGGGCAGATTCTGGTCGACGGGAAAAAAGTCGATATTCAGAAGCCTGCCCACGCCATCACCGCCGGCATCATGCTCTGCCCGGAAGATCGCAAGGCAGAAGGGATTATTCCGGTGCACTCGGTTCGCGACAACATCAATATCTCTGCTCGCCGCAAGTTTATCCGCGCCGGATGCCTGATCAACGACGGCTGGGAGTCGAGCAACGCCGAACACCACATCCGTTCGCTGAATATCAAAACGCCGGGTGCCGAACAGCTGATCATGAACCTTTCAGGCGGAAACCAGCAGAAGGCGATCCTGGGCCGCTGGCTGTCGGAAGACATGAAGGTGATTATGCTCGACGAGCCGACGCGCGGCATCGACGTGGGGGCGAAGCACGAAATCTATAACGTCATTTATGAGCTGGCAAAACGGGGCGTGGCGGTGCTATTCGCCTCAAGCGATCTGCCAGAGGTCCTCGGCGTTGCCGATCGCATCGTTGTGATGCGTGAAGGGGAAATTGCCGGTGAATTGCTGCATGAACAGGCGAATGAACAACTGGCGTTGAGTCTCGCCATGCCTAAAGTTAGCCAGGCTGTCGCCTGA
- the araH gene encoding arabinose ABC transporter permease AraH, whose product MSSVTTSGAPKTAFSFGRIWDQYGMLVVFAVLFLACAIFVPNFATFINMKGLGLAISMSGMVACGMLFCLASGDFDLSVASVIACAGVTAAVVINLTESLWIGVLAGLMLGVLSGLVNGFVIARLKINALITTLATMQIVRGLAYIISDGKAVGIEDERFFTLGYANWLGLPAPIWLTVACLILFGFLLNRTTFGRNTLAIGGNEEAARLAGVPVVRTKIIIFVLSGLVSAAAGIILASRMTSGQPMTSIGYELIVISACVLGGVSLKGGIGKISYVVAGILILGTVENAMNLLNISPFSQYVVRGLILLAAVIFDRYKQKAKRTV is encoded by the coding sequence ATGTCCTCTGTTACTACATCCGGAGCGCCGAAGACGGCATTCAGTTTTGGGCGCATCTGGGATCAGTACGGCATGCTGGTGGTCTTTGCCGTGCTGTTCCTCGCCTGCGCCATATTCGTTCCAAACTTCGCTACCTTCATCAATATGAAGGGACTCGGGCTGGCTATCTCAATGTCCGGTATGGTGGCCTGCGGAATGCTATTTTGTCTGGCCTCCGGCGATTTTGACCTGTCTGTGGCCTCGGTCATTGCCTGTGCGGGGGTGACCGCCGCGGTGGTGATCAACCTGACCGAAAGCCTGTGGATCGGCGTGCTGGCAGGGCTGATGCTGGGCGTGTTGAGCGGTCTGGTGAACGGGTTTGTTATCGCCCGGCTGAAGATCAACGCGCTGATCACCACCCTTGCCACCATGCAGATCGTTCGCGGCCTGGCCTACATTATCTCTGACGGTAAAGCTGTCGGGATTGAAGACGAGCGTTTCTTCACCCTGGGCTATGCCAACTGGCTGGGCCTGCCTGCGCCCATCTGGCTGACCGTTGCTTGCCTGATCCTGTTTGGTTTCCTGCTGAACCGCACCACCTTTGGCCGCAATACCCTGGCGATTGGCGGTAATGAAGAGGCGGCGCGTCTGGCGGGCGTACCTGTGGTGCGCACCAAAATCATCATCTTTGTGCTCTCGGGGCTGGTCTCGGCGGCTGCGGGGATTATTCTGGCCTCGCGCATGACCAGCGGCCAGCCAATGACCTCCATCGGTTATGAGCTGATTGTCATCTCAGCCTGCGTGTTGGGCGGGGTTTCGCTGAAAGGAGGCATCGGAAAAATCTCATATGTGGTGGCGGGGATATTGATTTTGGGGACGGTGGAGAACGCCATGAACCTGTTGAATATTTCACCGTTCTCGCAGTATGTGGTGCGTGGCCTGATCCTGCTGGCAGCCGTGATATTCGACCGTTACAAGCAAAAAGCGAAGCGCACGGTCTGA
- the otsB gene encoding trehalose-phosphatase → MADLLTAPPVLPGKYAWFFDLDGTLAGIQPHPDDVVVPDTVLEDLHQLSQMNAGALALISGRSMAELDMLAGPYHFPLAGVHGAERRDIHDQLHIVSLPEALINTLHAELIASLAQLPGTELEAKGMAFALHYRQAPHHEAAIFSIARSLADAHPQLALQPGKCVVEIKPEGINKGAAIAAFMAEPPFKGRTPVFFGDDLTDEAGFSVVNQAGGISVKVGPGETRAKWRLESVASVWQWISDVANQQQQQIAQNNGRNHYGSLSRRL, encoded by the coding sequence GTGGCTGACTTGTTAACTGCACCGCCTGTACTACCCGGTAAATATGCCTGGTTTTTTGATCTCGACGGCACGCTCGCCGGGATCCAGCCGCATCCTGACGATGTCGTGGTCCCGGATACGGTGTTAGAGGATTTGCATCAGCTCTCGCAGATGAACGCTGGAGCACTGGCATTGATTTCAGGGCGCTCTATGGCTGAGCTGGATATGCTCGCCGGGCCTTACCACTTTCCGCTGGCTGGAGTACACGGAGCGGAGCGCCGCGACATCCATGATCAATTGCATATTGTCTCGCTTCCTGAGGCGTTGATTAACACGCTGCATGCGGAGCTTATCGCGTCGCTGGCACAGCTTCCGGGCACCGAACTGGAAGCCAAAGGCATGGCCTTTGCGCTGCACTATCGCCAGGCACCTCACCATGAAGCGGCGATATTTTCCATTGCCCGTAGCCTGGCTGATGCACACCCTCAGCTTGCGCTCCAGCCGGGTAAATGCGTGGTAGAAATCAAACCTGAAGGGATAAATAAAGGCGCCGCCATTGCTGCATTTATGGCTGAGCCACCGTTTAAAGGCAGGACGCCGGTATTTTTTGGGGATGACCTGACCGATGAGGCCGGGTTCAGTGTGGTAAACCAGGCCGGAGGGATATCTGTCAAAGTCGGCCCTGGAGAAACACGTGCCAAATGGCGGCTGGAAAGTGTCGCCAGCGTCTGGCAGTGGATATCTGACGTCGCTAACCAGCAACAACAACAAATAGCGCAAAACAACGGGAGAAATCATTATGGGTCGCTTAGTCGTCGTCTCTAA